Sequence from the Candidatus Sulfotelmatobacter sp. genome:
ACACCTGCGAGGGCTGGATGGAAGGCTACGTCCTCTCGGGGCGGCACGGCCTGTTCGCCTCGTACGAAGGCTTCGTGCCGATCGTCGACTCGATGGTCGCGCAGTACGCCAAGTGGTTGAAAACCGCGGCCGGCGTGCCGTGGCGCGCGCCGGTCTCGGCGCTCAACTTCCTGATGACCTCGCACGTGTGGCGGCAGGAGCACAACGGGTACTCGCACCAAGGCCCGGGCTTCGTCAACACGGTGCTGGAGGCGAAGGCCGACTACGTGCGCGTCTACCTCCCGCCCGATGCCAACAGCCTGCTGTGCGTCGCCGAGCACACGCTGCGCACGACCGACCGGATCAACGTCGTCGTCGCGCCCAAGCAGGATGCGCCGCAATGGCTCGACCTGGCGGCCGCGCGCGCGCATCTCGCGCTCGGCGCGGCCCGCTGGGCATGGGCCGCCGACGACCCCGATCCCGACGTCGTGCTCGGCTGCGCCGGCGACGTGATGACGCTCGAGACGCTGGCGGCGGTCTCGCTGCTGCGCGAGCACGCGCCGTCCCTGCGCCTGCGTGTCGTCAACGTCGTCGACCTGTTCGCGCTGACCTCACCCGAGCTGCACCCACACGGCACCGGCGACGAGGCGTTCGTCGAGTTGTTCGGCACGACGCCGCCGGTGGTGTTCGCGTACCACGGATACCCGAGAACCGTGCACGAGCTGATCTACCGCCGGCCGCGGCCGGAACGCTTCCACGTCCACGGCTACGTCGAGGAAGGATCGACGACCACGCCGTTCGACATGACCGTCCTCAACCACGCCAGCCGCTACGATCTCGCGCTCGACGTCCTGCGGCGCGCGCGCGAACGGAGCGTCGTCGTCCCCGACGCCGCGATCGCCGCGTTCGAGGGCGCGCTCGCGCGGCACGCGGCGTTCATCCGCCGCGAAGGGTACGACCTGCCGGAGGTCACGGGATGGACGTGGCGGCGCTGACCCCGCCGCGGCCCAGCCACAGCTCGACGACGCGGCGCAGATCGGCCAGGCGCACGGGCTTGGCCAGATAGTCGTCCATTCCGGCGGCCAGGCACGCCAAGCGATCGTCCTCGAACGCGTTGGCGGTCATCGCCACGATCGGAACGCGCGGCGTCCCGCGCTGCGCTTCCTCCGCGCGGATGGCCCGCGTCGCCGCCAGCCCGTCGAGGACCGGCATGTGACAGTCCATGAACACCAGCGCGACGTCGCCGTCGCGCACCGCCGCGACGGCGGCGGCGCCGTCCTCCACCATCACGACACGCACGCCGAGCCGCTCGAATTGCTGCTCGAGCACCTCGCGCAGCGCGGCGTTGTCCTCGGCGACGAGCACGCTGCCGCGGACCTCGCGCTGGGCGACGCGTTCGACCTCGCTCGCCACGGCCGCGGCCTGCTCGAGCGCGAAGCGCGCGGTGAACCAGAAGGTCGAGCCGTGTCCCGGCGCGCTCTCGACGCCGATCTCACCGCCCATCAGCGTCGCCAGCTGGCGCGAGATCGAGAGGCCGAGTCCCGTCCCGCCGTGACGCCGCGTCGTCGAGGCGTCGGCCTGCACGAACGGCTCGAACAGCCGCTCGACGAGCGCGGGCTCGACGCCGATCCCCGTGTCCTCGACCTCGAAACGCACCACCATCTCGGCGGCGGTCGTCGCCAGCGGCACGGCGCGCACGACGATCCGGCCGCGTTCGGTGAACTTGACCGCGTTGCCGATGAGATTGAGCAGGATCTGGCGCAAGCGCCCGACATCGCCGCGCAGTGCGACCCGCACGCGCGGGTCGATGAAGGTCTGGAGCTCCACCCCCTTGGCGTGCGCCTGCGGCGTCAGCACGGCGGCGGCGTCCTCGACCACGGTCTGCATGAGCAGCTTCGTGACTTGGAGCTCGAGCGCGCCGGCCTCGATCTTCGAGAAGTCGAGCACGTCGCTGATCAGCGCCATGAGCGCCTCGGCGGAGCGGTTGATCGTCTCGACGTAGACGCGCTGGCGCGCGTCCAGGTTCGTCTCGGAGAGCAGCTCGGCGCTGCCGATGATCGCGGTCAGCGGCGTGCGCAATTCGTGGCTCATGGTGGCGACGAACTGCGACTTGACCTTCGAGGCGGCCAGCGCGCTGTCGCGCTGCGTGCGCATCTCCTGCGCGCGCTTGCGTTCGGTGATGTCGATGATCGCCGCCAGGACGAACGTGCCGTCGGGCGTTTCGACCGGGTTGAGACCGATCTCGATCGGCACCTCGGTCCCGTCGCGCCGCAGCCCGTAGAGGTCGCGGCCGGCGCCCATCGGCCGGCCGATCGGGGCGCCCAGGTAGCCCGCTCGCAGGGCGGGATGGGCGGCGCGAAGCCGGGCCGGCACCAGCGTCTCGACCGAGCGCCCGAGCAGCTCCTCGTGGTCGTATCCGAAGAGGCGCTCACCCTGCTCGTTGACGAGCACGATCGCGCCGGCGTCGTCGGCGACGACGATCGCGACCGGCGCGGCATGGACGATCAGCCGCAGATGATCCCGCATCGGACACGCAACCTCCCCCACCGCGGCGAACGACGTTCACCTCGGGTTCCACCCAAGTTCACCGCGGGGACGCACGATCTCCCGCGTGCAGTTCCTCACCGTCAACGCCGGCTCGACCTCGGTCAAGGTCGAGCGATACGAGCTGGCGTCGGGTACGCTTCCCTCGCTCGACGAACCACCGGCGGCCGTCCTCAGCCGCTGCTTCGCTCCGACCGCGGCGGAGGAGGTGCTGCCGGCGCTGCTGCGCGACGGCGACGTGGTCGCCCATCGCGTCGTGGCCGTGCCGCCCGATTGGAACGCGGTCACGACGTTCGACGCCGCCGCCGCCGATCGGATGGGGACCGCTGCCGGCAGCGCGCCGCTGCACGACGCGCTCGCGTTGCGGCTGCGCGCCGTGGTCGCGCACGCGGACCCGACGGTCGTACAGGTCGCCGTCGCCGACAGCGCGTTCCACCGCACCTTGCCGGCTGCCGCCACGACCTACGCGGTCCCGCGCGCATGGACGCGGGTGGGCCTGCGGCGCCGCGGCTATCACGGCTTGAGCCATGAGTACGCGGTGCACCGCGGCGCGCGGCTCGCCGGTCTGGACGTCCGGCGCTGCCGCGCGGCGACGCTGCACCTCGGCGGCGGGTCGTCGCTGTGCGCGATTCGCGACGGGGCCAGCATCGATACGACGATGGGGCTGACCCCGCTCGAGGGGGTTCCGATGGCGACGCGCTGCGGCGCGGTCGATCCGGGCCTCCTGCTCGAGGCGTTGCGGCGCGGCGCGACGCCCGCCTCGCTCGAGCGCATTCTCGAGCGGGAGTCCGGCCTGCTGGGTATCTCGGGCCGCAGCGGCGACGTGCGCGTCCTGCTCGATGCCGCCGACGATCCCGATGCGCGCTTGGCGCTCGACGTCTTGGCCTGGCGGGTGCGCACGTCGTTGGGCGCGATCGTGGCCGCGCTGGGCCGCGTCGACCTGGTCGTCTTCACCGGCGGGATCGGCGAGAACGTGCCGGCGCTGCGCGCCGCGGCGATCGCGGGACTCGAAGGGCACGGCGCGCAGCTCGACGAGCGGGTCAATCGCCACCAAGGCGGGGACGGTCGGATCGACGCGGCGTCGAGCACGATCGCCGTCGCGGTCGTCACGGCGCGGGAGGGCTGGCAGCTAGCGCGCTTCGCCGCTCGATTCCTCGCCGCGGACGGACACTTCGCCCAAGAGGACGTCGATCTGCTCGAGCGCCCGCAGGACGAGATCCAGGCGTTCGGGTGAGGGCGCGATGACGCCGTCGCGAAACGCCTCGACGTTCGCCACCGCGACCGCCAGCTGGTTGCGGATCTCGTGCAGCGCCGCTCTCACGCGGGTGCGATCATCTTGTAGCCCACCCCGAAGACGGTGATGACGTAGCGCGGACGTGTCGGATCGGCCTCGATGCGCGCGCGCAGGTTCGCCACGTGGCGGTCGAGCGTGCGATCGTAGACGTCGCCGTCGACGCTGACCCGCTCGATCAGCTGCTCGCGGGTCAGCGTCTGGCCGACGTGCTCGGCCAAGACGTCGAGCAGCTTGAACTGCGTCGGCGTGAGCATGACCGGTTTGCCGTCGACGGTGACTTCGTGGCCGACCGGGTCGATCGCGATCCCGCCGACGCGGCGAATCGTGCGCGCGGCGGCCGCCGGCGAGGTTGCCCCGCGCTCCGCGCGGCGCAGGACGGTTCGTACGCGCGCCACCACCTCGCGCGGACTGAACGGTTTGGCGACGTAGTCGTCGGCCCCGAGCTCCAGACCGACGACGCGGTCGATCTCCTCGCCGCGGGCGGTCAGCATGATGATCGGCACGTCACGGGTGGCTCGCACGCGGCGCAGCACGTCGGTGCCCGGAAAGCCCGGCAAGTTGATGTCCAGGATCAACAGGTCGGGGTGGTGCTGCTCGTCCAACGCGACGGCGGTCGGCCCGTCGGCGGCGCGCAGCACGCTGAAGCCGTCCTCGATCAGGTAGTGCTCGAGGACGTCGACCAGAGCGGGCTCGTCGTCGACGAGCAGCACGGTTCGGGCACGCGCGCTTTCCACGGTACCCGAGCGTTCACGGGTCCGGCGCGCGCCGACCTTCTGCGCCCGCGTCACCCCGGACCGATGGCGGCGCGGCGGTCGGCTTTCTCCCGTTCCTCGAGCCGATAGGCGGTCTCCAAGAAGATGCCGAGGTCGTCCAACAGTTGGCGGCAGACGCGCTCGGCGACCGCGTGGCCGACGGCCAGGTCGAACGCCGCCCCCACCGCGCCGCCCGGCGGCTCGTAGCCACCCTGCAAGTCGAGGATGCAGGACGTGTAGTCGTCGTCGCCGTCGACGCTCAGGGTGCCGTGGAAGACCGGAAACGGGCCCTGGCCGGTCGCTTGCCACGAGAGCTGGTACGAGGCGACCATCGTCGCACGATCGTCGGCTCGCCGGATGTGCACGGCGCAGTCGCGTTCCAGCTCGAACGCGGCGAGGCCGGCGATCTCGAGCGGTGCCCGTAAGGTCAGGACGGTCTGGTCGCCGCGGCGGTGACCGGCCAGGAACCGGTCGATGAAGCCCGGCGCGAGGCCGACGGCGCAGGCGACGGGACGGCGGAGGTGCAGCTGGCTCATGGTTCGAGCGTAACGACCGGCGCGGCACGGCTCGCGAAGGCCGCGCGAACGCCCGTTCACGCGCCGTTCCGAAGTTCGCCACCGAGCGCTGCTAGGCTCACCGACATGCAATCTGACGACGTGCCCGTCGCGGAGACTTCCGTCGACGAGCCTCTTCCCTTGACCATGCGGTTCGTGCTGACCATCGGCGCGTGCATCCTCGTCGGCTGGTGTCTCATGTACGCGCTGCTGCGCGCGCGGTGGTGAGGATGCACGTCCACCGCCTCGAGCGCATCTGGATCGGCATGGGCCTAGCGATGCTGGTGTTCTTCATCGCGGTGATCGCGACGTCGGCCGTCGTCGACGGCTTCGTTCCGCCCAGCCGCACGCAAACGATCGACCCGGCCAAGGTCTCCTCGACCCCGCCGTTCGACCACCCGGGTCTGCACCAGATCGGGCCCGGTCAGTACGAGGCCTACTACGTCGGACACATCTTCTCGTGGGACCCGGCGACGATCACCGTCCCGACCGGCGCCCACGTCACCTTCTACCTGACCAGCACCGACGTGATGCACGGCTTCTCGATCCCCGAGACCGGCGTCAACGCGTCGGTCACGCCCGGCTGGGTGAACGCCGTCTCACAGACCTTCCGCAAGCCCGGCACGTACCTGGTGCTCTGCAACGAGTACTGCGGCGCCGGCCATCAGCTCATGGCCGCCAAGGTGATCGTGCAATGAGGGTCACGACCTCCCCGCGCGCCGGGTCGACCGATGCGCTCGCGCTCTCCAAGGCCGAGGGCGATCTGGTCGCGCTCAGCCACGTCTACACCGCGACGCTGGTACTCGGCCTGGGCGCGCTGTTCGGCCTGCTGCAGGGCTTCACGCGCGCGAACTGGATCGTCATGCCGGCCTGGTTCGACTACTACCGGATGCTGACCGCGCACGGCGTGCTGATGGCGCTGGTCTTCACGACGTTCTTCATCACCGGCTTGTTCACGTACTGCGTCTACCACGCGATCCCGCGGGTGCGCTCGACGCTGGTCAACCGGATCGGCTACGTCGTCATGCTGATCGGCACCGTGATGGCGACGATCACGATCCTGAGCGGGAACGCGAGCGTCCTCTACACGTTCTACGCGCCGCTCAAGGCCAGCCCGTTCTTCTATCTGGGCGCGACGCTGCTGGTGGCCGGGACCTGGTTCGTCGCCTACGACGTGTTCGAGAACGTGGTGTGGTTCAAGCGGCACCATCCCGGCGAGCGCGTCCCGCTGCCCGCGTTCATGGCGGCGACCACCATGGCGATGTGGGTGATCGCGACCCTGGGCGTCGTCGCGGAGATGCTGATCCTCTTGCCGTGGTCGCTCGGCTGGACGCCGGGCGTCGACGTCGAGCTGACCCGCATGCTGTTCTGGTACTTCGGCCACCCGCTGGTCTACTTCTGGATCATGGCGGCGTACACGATCTGGTACGCCGTCGTCCCGACGACCTACAAAGGCACCATCTTCAGCGACGCGCTGACGCGGCTGGCGTTCATCCTGCTGCTGCTGCTCTCGACGCCGGTCGGGCTGCACCACCAGTACCTCGACCCCGGCATCTCGGCGGGCTGGAAGTTTCTGCACACCGTGCTGACCTTCGGCGTCGTCGTGCCCTCGTTCATGACCGCGTTCGCGATCTTCGCCTCGTTCGAGCGCGCGGCGCGGAACGCGGGCGTGCGCGGCTTCATCGCCACCGTGCGGTGGCTGCCGTGGCGGGATCCGGTCTTCGCCGGCCCGGCGTTCGGGATGATCCTGTTCATCTTCGGCGGCTTCGGCGGCATCGTGAACAACTCGTACTCGATGGACGTGCTGGTGCACAACACGATGTGGATCGTCGGTCACTTCCACATCACGGTGGGCGGACCGGCCGCGCTGACGTTCATCGGCGCGTCGTACCGGCTCGTTCCGCAGCTGACCGGGCGGCGTCTGTTCGCGCCGAAGCTGGCGCTCACGTCGATCTACACCTGGTTCGTCGGGATGGCGGTCATGTCGCTCTCGATGCACTGGGCCGGGCTGCTGGGCGCGCCGCGGCGCACGTCCGACGTCTCGTACCTGGGCGCGCAGGCCGCGCAGCTCTGGCACCCCGAGATGGTCGGCGCGGCCGTGGGCGGCGCGCTGGTCGCACTGGGCGTGCTGTTCTTCGTGATCGTCGCGACCGGGACGTTCCTCACCGATCCGGTCCGCGACGAGCACCAGCCGGAGCTCTCGTTCGCGCCGGCCGATCCGCACGCCGGCCCGACGCCGGCGCTGTTCGACCAGACCGGCCGCTGGGCGCTGCTCGCGCTGCTGGTGGCGGTGATCTCGTACGCCGGACCGCTGGCGCAGCAGCTCGGCGCGCACGCGTACCTCGCGCCGGGCATGCGCACGTGGTAGCAGCGCTGGCGCTGCTGCTGGCGACGGCGTCGCCGTTCGTTCCCGAGGAACGGATCGGCGACGCCGTCCCGGACATCCCGCTCGTCGCGCAGGACGGCCGCCCGTTCTCGCTCGCGCGCGGCGCCGGGCGCGTGCAGGTGGTGACGTTCGTCTACACGCGCTGCGGCGACGAACGCGCGTGTCCGGCGGCGTCGGGGAAGTTCGCGTGGCTGCAGCGCCATCTCGGAGCCGCGCCGATTCGCTTGGTCGAGATCACGCTCGACCCGGCCTACGACACGCCCGCCGTGCTGCGCCGGTACGGGCGCGCGTTCGGCGAGGACCCGGCGCGCTGGACGCTCGTGACCGGCCGGCCGGACGACGTCGCCGACCTCGCGACCCGGCTCGGCA
This genomic interval carries:
- a CDS encoding ATP-binding protein, which translates into the protein MRDHLRLIVHAAPVAIVVADDAGAIVLVNEQGERLFGYDHEELLGRSVETLVPARLRAAHPALRAGYLGAPIGRPMGAGRDLYGLRRDGTEVPIEIGLNPVETPDGTFVLAAIIDITERKRAQEMRTQRDSALAASKVKSQFVATMSHELRTPLTAIIGSAELLSETNLDARQRVYVETINRSAEALMALISDVLDFSKIEAGALELQVTKLLMQTVVEDAAAVLTPQAHAKGVELQTFIDPRVRVALRGDVGRLRQILLNLIGNAVKFTERGRIVVRAVPLATTAAEMVVRFEVEDTGIGVEPALVERLFEPFVQADASTTRRHGGTGLGLSISRQLATLMGGEIGVESAPGHGSTFWFTARFALEQAAAVASEVERVAQREVRGSVLVAEDNAALREVLEQQFERLGVRVVMVEDGAAAVAAVRDGDVALVFMDCHMPVLDGLAATRAIRAEEAQRGTPRVPIVAMTANAFEDDRLACLAAGMDDYLAKPVRLADLRRVVELWLGRGGVSAATSIP
- a CDS encoding response regulator transcription factor, coding for MESARARTVLLVDDEPALVDVLEHYLIEDGFSVLRAADGPTAVALDEQHHPDLLILDINLPGFPGTDVLRRVRATRDVPIIMLTARGEEIDRVVGLELGADDYVAKPFSPREVVARVRTVLRRAERGATSPAAAARTIRRVGGIAIDPVGHEVTVDGKPVMLTPTQFKLLDVLAEHVGQTLTREQLIERVSVDGDVYDRTLDRHVANLRARIEADPTRPRYVITVFGVGYKMIAPA
- a CDS encoding cytochrome c oxidase subunit II: MHVHRLERIWIGMGLAMLVFFIAVIATSAVVDGFVPPSRTQTIDPAKVSSTPPFDHPGLHQIGPGQYEAYYVGHIFSWDPATITVPTGAHVTFYLTSTDVMHGFSIPETGVNASVTPGWVNAVSQTFRKPGTYLVLCNEYCGAGHQLMAAKVIVQ
- a CDS encoding cbb3-type cytochrome c oxidase subunit I encodes the protein MRVTTSPRAGSTDALALSKAEGDLVALSHVYTATLVLGLGALFGLLQGFTRANWIVMPAWFDYYRMLTAHGVLMALVFTTFFITGLFTYCVYHAIPRVRSTLVNRIGYVVMLIGTVMATITILSGNASVLYTFYAPLKASPFFYLGATLLVAGTWFVAYDVFENVVWFKRHHPGERVPLPAFMAATTMAMWVIATLGVVAEMLILLPWSLGWTPGVDVELTRMLFWYFGHPLVYFWIMAAYTIWYAVVPTTYKGTIFSDALTRLAFILLLLLSTPVGLHHQYLDPGISAGWKFLHTVLTFGVVVPSFMTAFAIFASFERAARNAGVRGFIATVRWLPWRDPVFAGPAFGMILFIFGGFGGIVNNSYSMDVLVHNTMWIVGHFHITVGGPAALTFIGASYRLVPQLTGRRLFAPKLALTSIYTWFVGMAVMSLSMHWAGLLGAPRRTSDVSYLGAQAAQLWHPEMVGAAVGGALVALGVLFFVIVATGTFLTDPVRDEHQPELSFAPADPHAGPTPALFDQTGRWALLALLVAVISYAGPLAQQLGAHAYLAPGMRTW
- a CDS encoding SCO family protein, which gives rise to MVAALALLLATASPFVPEERIGDAVPDIPLVAQDGRPFSLARGAGRVQVVTFVYTRCGDERACPAASGKFAWLQRHLGAAPIRLVEITLDPAYDTPAVLRRYGRAFGEDPARWTLVTGRPDDVADLATRLGIATRRTAPLTIVHTEAAIVIAPDGTIAERVAGADWDPLDVLALARARAEQRIAPLTALRLWLAAAAATCGAASAGLSGAAMLGVLALTTALVAAVFVRALRAR